The sequence GCTTGGCTGATGCCTCGACAGGTCCAAAACAAAATGGGTTTAAATGTTTTGACTCACAAATGCCTATTTGATTGGCCACATGCCTCTGGAGGACAGCTATTGAAGGCGAAATCCATGAATGAATGGTATGGTTTGTTGTAGAAAAGTAACTTCTTTTCCTGAAGCCCCTGCTAAACAGTTCTACATGTTGGTGCAACATTATCGGGCAACATTGCTGGGTCCAACATTTTTCGTCAACGACTGATGCATGAtgatggatactgttgaaagaCGTTTAAATTTCCACCTAACATCGCTTTCAacattattcattatttctttctttccttagGTAGAGACAACAACGCCGGTGTCGTTTGGCCACCTCGTTCCACAATGTTGACCAATACAGGTTAGACAATGCTGGATGATGTTGGACCCGTTTGGCCACATGGAACTTTACTGATGCACAAGGTTGTCCAATAGCATTCTTACAAATTGTATAAAAAAAACATCAGAAATGAATAAGAGACATCAGTAAAAGTGACCTATTTAGTTCCATATAGAATTAACGTCCAAGATTCCAGTATTCCTGAATTATCCTTTCCGTATTTGTCTGAGTTCACATGATAAGCTTGTTGGGGCTTGTGTTCACTCATTTGATGAGATATCCCTCTAGGCTCTAGGTCCTCGTTTTCGCCATTTATTTCTTCATACAGTGTTTGAGGGGTTGTGGCATCAAAATCGCTTTCATCCAAATAACTCTGTTCACCTTCCAAAGATATACTTCTTACAACTCTGGGAAAATCAGTTTTTTCACCTGTGATTTGAGATTCCAGGAGTTCTAAATCGTCAATATCACCACGATTAATATCATCCTTAACTCGTGCTAAAATCTCCGCATTTGACCTTGTGGAATTAGGATCATTGGACAAACGAGAGAGCTGCTCTTCCAATGCTTCTTGTAAAACTTCCAAGTCCTTGCCATGATACTTGGAATCCATCGATTCCTGATTGTTGTCAAGATTCTTGTCGTCAATGAAATCATCGAGGGCAGAAGACCTTTCATATTCAAAATCTTCTCTGCTATCCAATTCGTTGTCCACTAAACCTGTCTTTAACTTGTTAATAGCAAGATAATGTGCGAGACTTTTATCTTCCTTTTCCCTCTCATCAGCAATTGTAAGAAATTTGGGACACTGTACCTCGCTTGATAAAAGTGAATTATTCTTTCCATCCCGAGAAAAGTTTCTGCAAAGTGACTTGACGGATTTGTTGTCAACGGTACTTTTCACATCAACGTCAAAGAGTGGAAATGAATCGTCGTTAGTCTTGTCAGTGAACTCTTTcatattttcaaagaaattatcCCCATCTCCATCACCAGACTGCGTTTCTTTCCAATTTTTATCATTGGAGTTACCTTCTCCTTGGAGTTCTACTGGCAATTCTCTCAATATTGGCTCGTCCAAACTGGACGTATCCGCGCCTTTTTCTTGATCGTTGGTGCATTTTTTTGACTTCTCACATCCCAAAGATTGCATCTCGTTCGCTGTTTTATATTCTTCCATATTACCAATTTCGTTTTGACCAAGGATATCCCAACTTCCTGAGTTCAAAGTATCTCCACTTTCTCCGCTGACATAATCTCCTTGAGTTGCTTCTCTGAAAGCTTTGAggaaatgaaaatgttttgcaCCATTTGAATAAGCCCTTGTGGTTTGTTTAAGTGGTTTAACATCTCCAGTTTCATTTTGTGTATTTTGGTTCTCGACAACAGTGctattcaaatttttttccctCTCGTTATAGTGACCAGACGTTTCGTAAGTGGAACCAAACGTGCGTGACTCACTCGTCAAGTCCTTGACTGGTTTAGCAGCGTTGCGTGACTCGCTCGTCAAGTCCTTGACTGGTTTAGCAGCGTTGGAGGAAGAAACGTTTTTTCTGTCTTTCGGCGTTACATTTAAAGAGGAATCGATTCCAAACAGTCTCCCAATGTAGGGATTTTTTAACGCTTCAAAAGCAATTTTAGAAACCAAAGGGTTACCTTCGATCTGTGTTATCAACTTATTGATCAGATCAAAGGCTTCAGCATCTTCAGATGAGTTTCTCATCACAGATGAACGGAATGTCTTCAAGCTTTCTTCTGCTGACGAGTTAAATTTGTAGCCTGTATTGTTTGTTTGAAGCTTTAACAAGTGTTTCCTCAAGTTGTCGTCGTTTCTTAAGTTGATCTTAGGTTCTGTGGGTTTGATGTTCGCGGTTGTATTTGATGTCAAATACTTGATTGTTTTATCATTGCTTTTCGAATTTTTAATTCGCTGTTCTTTCCTTATATGCGGTATGGTTTCAGTATTCttccttttcaaactttttaacACTTCTTGATATTTCCGTGAAAGGGTTTTTCCCCTCTTTTTAGATTTCAGGTGTTTCTTCAAATGAGATGAAtggcttattttctttttcacaaaatgaTGTCGTAATGTCCCAGTCTTCCTGGACTTAAAATGATTATGATGTTCCTTCTTGTGGTGAATTACTTTCTTGACTACTTCGCCATTAAACAATGTCCCTTCCGTATCCTCCATTGTTTTCAAAACGAAATCCTTTGAGTGAGTTTTTCTGGACGAGATGTGTGGGTGATCTTGATGCCTCTGTTTTTCAGTGCTATCCAGAAATACTCTGGTG is a genomic window of Acropora muricata isolate sample 2 chromosome 8, ASM3666990v1, whole genome shotgun sequence containing:
- the LOC136926937 gene encoding PC3-like endoprotease variant A produces the protein MQGSGVAFLLLWFVLITANEESDGDVHFTNSWAVHIDNDDIGEVSNIAQKHGFVNQGQIGSLPGYYHFVKHNARERSRRSLEEHVETLLSEPRVKWVEQQRILERSKRDVITGEDELVQRSIQRLKRDSAVTIRDPFFKDQWYLQNIGQSSGPSGIDINVLPVWAQGYSGKGVVVSVLDDGVDHTHPDLKNNYDPDASFDFNDFDVDPKPRDENLENCHGTKCAGEVAAQADNGICGVGVSFNASIGGIRMLDGKATDTLEGSSLSYRSDYIDIYSCCWGPKDDGKRFGKPGYLASKALQIGAERGRGGRGNIYVWATGNGGLTDDDCNCDGYTTSIYTISIGAISDHGLSTYYTENCASTLAVTFSGGSHRETTENRVVTTDLHHKCTEVFKGTSSAAPLAAGMLALVLEANPKLTWRDMQHVIVETSQITSPLDEGWKINGAGKRYNRKFGFGRLDVSKMVNKALSWKNVDRQRICHGAAHNITRFIPDSGSLILSANTSACSSTASEIKKLEHVQINITLKHRHRGDLSITLISPSGTRSKLLATRRNDHSARGLKNWVFMTVHCWGEDPRGRWTLIITDNGENNRKHYLEKLGKGDEEDVTRVFLDSTEKQRHQDHPHISSRKTHSKDFVLKTMEDTEGTLFNGEVVKKVIHHKKEHHNHFKSRKTGTLRHHFVKKKISHSSHLKKHLKSKKRGKTLSRKYQEVLKSLKRKNTETIPHIRKEQRIKNSKSNDKTIKYLTSNTTANIKPTEPKINLRNDDNLRKHLLKLQTNNTGYKFNSSAEESLKTFRSSVMRNSSEDAEAFDLINKLITQIEGNPLVSKIAFEALKNPYIGRLFGIDSSLNVTPKDRKNVSSSNAAKPVKDLTSESRNAAKPVKDLTSESRTFGSTYETSGHYNEREKNLNSTVVENQNTQNETGDVKPLKQTTRAYSNGAKHFHFLKAFREATQGDYVSGESGDTLNSGSWDILGQNEIGNMEEYKTANEMQSLGCEKSKKCTNDQEKGADTSSLDEPILRELPVELQGEGNSNDKNWKETQSGDGDGDNFFENMKEFTDKTNDDSFPLFDVDVKSTVDNKSVKSLCRNFSRDGKNNSLLSSEVQCPKFLTIADEREKEDKSLAHYLAINKLKTGLVDNELDSREDFEYERSSALDDFIDDKNLDNNQESMDSKYHGKDLEVLQEALEEQLSRLSNDPNSTRSNAEILARVKDDINRGDIDDLELLESQITGEKTDFPRVVRSISLEGEQSYLDESDFDATTPQTLYEEINGENEDLEPRGISHQMSEHKPQQAYHVNSDKYGKDNSGILESWTLILYGTK